From Triticum urartu cultivar G1812 chromosome 2, Tu2.1, whole genome shotgun sequence, a single genomic window includes:
- the LOC125540877 gene encoding dof zinc finger protein DOF5.7-like: protein MASTTADDAGAGRRKAGTPPALPPPPAEQAVRCPRCDSPNTKFCYYNNYSLSQPRHFCKACRRYWTKGGALRSVPVGGGCRKNKRSRSASSASRGLSLTTPAEGAADQDQHAARMGVGGFPGGGGDFRGVVGMLPVLHSPAVVGQYVPFGDWSSGETNGGGAARHATNGSGGAGNGAASSAIASSIESLSFINQDLHWKLQQQRVATMFLGPPSASSSSHPHAVGGGSNVMPAAAQFGGGGTFLQMAGLSGCMETLPAATTWFMDNSYALPSPPRPAAGVGAASSNINSSRSSGGGGDDNATSNDNNNCGGSIPSWGDISTFAMLP, encoded by the coding sequence ATGGCGTCCACGACGGCCGACGACgcgggggcggggcggcgcaaGGCGGGCACGCCGCCGGCCCTGCCGCCGCCCCCGGCGGAGCAGGCCGTGAGGTGCCCGCGCTGCGACTCGCCCAACACCAAGTTCTGCTACTACAACAACTACAGCCTGTCGCAGCCGCGCCACTTCTGCAAGGCCTGCCGCCGGTACTGGACCAAGGGCGGCGCGCTCCGCAGCGTCCCCGTCGGCGGCGGCTGCCGCAAGAACAAGCGCTCCcgctccgcctcctccgcctcccgcGGCCTCTCCCTCACCACCCCGGCCGAGGGCGCCGCCGACCAGGACCAGCACGCCGCGAGGATGGGCGTGGGCGGGTTTCCTGGTGGCGGCGGCGACTTCCGCGGCGTGGTCGGCATGCTGCCGGTGCTCCACTCCCCGGCCGTCGTCGGCCAGTACGTGCCGTTCGGGGACTGGTCCTCGGGGGAAACCAACGGCGGTGGCGCCGCACGCCACGCAACCAACGGATCAGGAGGAGCCGGGAACGGAGCGGCGAGCAGCGCCATCGCGTCGTCCATCGAGTCGCTCAGCTTCATCAACCAGGACCTCCACTGGAAGCTGCAGCAGCAGCGGGTCGCCACCATGTTCCTCGGCCCGCCTAGCGCCTCCTCCTCGTCCCACCCCCACGCCGTCGGTGGTGGCAGCAATGTCATGCCAGCCGCCGCGCAGTTCGGGGGAGGCGGCACCTTCCTGCAGATGGCGGGGCTATCCGGCTGCATGGAGACGCTGCCGGCGGCCACGACGTGGTTCATGGATAACTCCTACGCGCTGCCTTCCCCGCCCCGACCCGCTGCCGGCGTGGGCGCCGCCAGTAGCAACATCAACAGCAGCCGGagtagcggcggcggcggggacgatAACGCCACGTCGAACGACAACAACAACTGCGGCGGCTCGATCCCGTCCTGGGGCGACATTTCGACGTTCGCAATGCTGCCGTAG